From the Spiroplasma chrysopicola DF-1 genome, one window contains:
- a CDS encoding DHH family phosphoesterase: MFEQLLKILKDHDNFIILRHIEPDCDALGSQLGLKTLLNDNFPTKKVLVGGKLPTELSFVGEMDQLQEEDFNDAVVLITDTATIERIDLENEKWLTAAKLVVKIDHHLNLDQYGDVMIVDASYPATCELITDFITTTNLKLSPATAHLLFLGLVTDTERFLYRSVSERTFAMAYHLTKTKFNLSAAYDEIYAINPNLARLKGYILTNFTLTPEGLAYIKITKELLAQFEAQNPHQIALWVNILGDIKGVKIWMMFVECKDYIRIEFRSRYFAVNKIASKFNGGGHQVAAGAKVYDWTNVDIVIQEATTLLK; this comes from the coding sequence ATGTTTGAACAACTTTTAAAAATTTTAAAAGATCATGACAATTTTATTATTTTGCGCCATATTGAACCCGATTGTGATGCATTAGGAAGCCAATTAGGACTCAAAACATTGTTAAATGATAATTTCCCAACTAAAAAAGTTTTAGTTGGTGGAAAATTACCAACAGAACTATCTTTTGTTGGGGAAATGGATCAATTGCAAGAAGAGGATTTTAATGATGCAGTTGTCTTAATTACAGATACAGCAACAATAGAGCGTATTGATTTGGAAAATGAAAAATGATTAACAGCAGCAAAATTAGTTGTTAAAATTGACCATCATCTTAATCTTGATCAATATGGGGATGTCATGATTGTTGATGCTAGCTATCCAGCAACTTGTGAATTAATAACAGATTTTATTACAACAACAAATTTAAAATTATCACCAGCAACAGCGCACTTATTATTTTTAGGATTAGTAACCGATACTGAACGATTTTTATACCGCTCAGTATCAGAACGAACATTTGCAATGGCCTATCATCTAACCAAAACAAAATTTAATTTATCAGCTGCTTATGATGAGATTTATGCTATTAACCCTAACTTGGCCCGATTAAAAGGTTATATTCTTACTAATTTCACCTTAACACCAGAAGGTTTAGCTTATATTAAAATTACTAAAGAGTTACTTGCACAGTTTGAGGCGCAAAACCCGCATCAAATTGCCTTATGAGTTAATATCCTTGGTGATATTAAAGGGGTGAAAATATGAATGATGTTTGTGGAATGCAAGGATTATATTCGTATTGAATTTCGCTCACGTTATTTTGCTGTTAATAAAATTGCTAGCAAATTTAATGGCGGAGGCCATCAAGTTGCTGCCGGAGCAAAAGTTTATGATTGAACTAATGTTGATATAGTAATTCAAGAAGCAACAACATTATTAAAATAA